TTGAGCAGCGGCCCGAGCGCGTCGCGGTTCGTGACGCGCTTGGCCTCGCTGTCGAAGCGCGCGTCCTTCGCGAGGTCTTCCCGGCCGATCGCCCCGCACATGCGCTCCCAGAGGGAGTTGTTGGCCACGCCCAGCGTCATGTAAGCGTCCTGGGCCTGGAAGACCTCGTAGGGGACGATCGATGGGTGCTGGTTGCCCCGGCGCGTGGGCCTGCCGCCGGCGTTCCAGTAGAGCCCGGCCTGGTAGGTCAGCAGCGAAGCCATGACGTCGAGCATCCCGATCTCGACCTTCTGGCCCCTGCCAGTCTTCACGCGGGCGAGGAGCGCCAGCGTCACGCCCTGGGCCGCGGACATCCCGGCGACGAGATCGCCGATGGAGTTGCCGACCTTGACGGGCGGGCCGTCGGGGAAGCCGGTCAGGTCCATGACGCCCGACTCGCCTTGGACGATCAGGTCGTAGCCGGGGCGGGAGGACTCCGGGCCGCTCTCGCCGAAGCCGGAGATCGAGCAGTAGACCAGCCGGGGATTCAGCTTGCGGAGCGCGTCGTAGCCGAAGCCCAGCCGCTCCATGGTGCCGGGACGGAAGTTCTCGATCACCACGTCGGCCTTGGCGATGAGCCGGCGGAGGATCGCCTGCCCCTCGGGCGCCTTCATGTTGAGCGTCAAGCTCTTCTTGTTGCGGTTGACCGACATGAAGTAGGTCGATTCCCCGCTTGCGAAGGGTGGCCAGCCGCGCGTGTCGTCGCCTCTGCCCGGCTCCTCGACCTTGATGACTTCCGCCCCCATGTCGCCGAGCGACATCGAGCAGAACGGCCCCGCCAGGACGCGGGTGAGATCGATGACGCGGATGCCGTGGAGCGGCGGGCGCGGCTGCTTCCTGACTGGAGCCTTCCGCCTAGCTGTCGCCACGGGACCGTCCCCGGAAGAGCCCCTTGGCCAGGCTCTTGGTGATGGAGGTGACCTTCTCGCCGCGAGCGCCGGCCCGCCGCCAGAAGAGCCGCGCCCGGTCGGCGAAGCTCATGTGCGAGAAGTAGAACACGCCATCGAGCGATTCGACGCCGACGCTCGAGCCGATCTTGATGCCGCGGGTCTCCTGCCCGTGGCAGAAGAGCCGCGCGCCCCCCTCGAGCTCGATCAGCGCGATGTACAGCGGCGCCTTGAAGCCCTCGGGAGGCGAGTGCAGCGTGGTGAAGGAGACGATCTCGCCCACCCCGGCCACGGTCGCCGGCTCCATCGCCACCGGGTGATCAGGGCAGTAGTGCGCTGGGGGCACGACCATGCGCTCGCAGCGGGGGCAGCGCGAGGCCTCGATGGACTGGACGATCATGCTGCGCGCGCCTCGACGAGCGCCACCCAGTTGTTCGTGGCGAGCCCCCCGATGGACTGCGCCAGCCCCACGCGCGCCTGGACCTGCCGCCCCTCGGCCATCCCGCGAAGCTGCCAGCAGAGCTCGACGATCTGGGCAATGCCGGTGGCGGCCAGCGGGTGCCCCCGGGCCTTGAGCCCGCCGGAGGTGTTCACCGGCAGCCGGCCGTCGAGCGCGGTCTCGCCGTCGAGCGTCGCGCGCCCGGCCTTGCCGGCCGGGATGAGCCCCGTGTCCTCGAGGGAGATCAGCTCGAAGGGCGAGAAGGCGTCGTGGATCTCCGCCACCTCGACGCGCTCGGGGCCGAAGCCCGCCATCCTGTACGCGGCCTGCGCCGCCGCCTGGGTGGCGCGGAACGAGGTCAGCTGGCTCCGGTAGCGCACGGCCATGGTGTCCGTCCCCTGCCCGATTCCGGCGATGCGGACAGCGGCGGGCTCAGCCGTCAGGACAATCGCCGCCGCTCCGTCCGAGATCGGACAGCAGTGGTAGAGCCGGAGCGGGTCGGCTACGAGCCGGCTCTCCATCACGGCCTCGAGCGTCACCGGCTCCCGGAAGTGGGCGAGCGGGTTCCGCGCGCCGTTGGCGTGGTTCTTCACGGCGACCTGCGCCATTTCTCTCAGCGTGAGGCCGCGGCTGTGCATGGCCGCGCGCGTGATGAGCCCCGCCAAGGCCGGCATGGTCGTCCCGTAGGTGCGCTCGTGCGGATCGATGGAGCGGCCGATGATCTCGGACACGCGCGGGGTGGGGATGTGGCTCATCTTCTCGCCGCCCACGACCAGCACCGTCCGGTGGAGACCGGCCGCGATATCGGCGAAACCCGCGTAGATGGCGGCCATACCCGACGAGGTCGCCGTTTCGACCCGCACGGTTGGCACCTGGGCCAGGCCGAGGTGCGTATTGATCAGCGAGCCGTAGTTGCCCGCCCCCGTGAACTCCTCGGGGTTCATGGCGGCGACGACGAGCGCGTCGGGGCGCTCGATGCCCGCATCGCGGAGCGCGGCCAAACCGGCCTCGGCGATCAGGTCGGGCAGGCTCTCGTCGCGCCGGCCGAATCGGGTCATCCCCGCCCCGGCGATCCAGACGTTGTTCACCTGCTCATTTCAAACCGTGGGCTCCCGCGTGTCAATGTCTTTGGGTCGGCGCGACCGGGCCGCCTCCGTTGCCTGCGTGGGCCCCGCCGGCGCCATTGCCATTGTCGGCGCGGCGCCACGGGCCCGGCGGCGGCGGGATGTGGACCTGAAACTCGCGCATGAGCCGAAGCAGGTAGGTCCTCTGGAGCCCCAGCGCCCGGGCCGCGTGCGTGCGGTTGCCGCCTGACTGGGTCAGCGTCGCCTCGATCAACCGCCGCTTGAATTCGCTGACGGCGCCGTGGAACCCATGCGGCCTGGGCCCAGGCGGTGGAGATGGAGTCGCTGGGGATGGAGCCGGCGGCGTTGCGCCCATGCCGAGCATCTGTGGCAAGTCATGTGCCATGAAGGCGCGGCCGCAAAATCAACCGGATGCGGCACCCAGGCCCCGACGGCTGCCGCTCGCGGTGTGCAGAAGTGCCTCCACGCTGCACTCGTCCTTGGGCACGCACGGCGGGGGGCACGCACGGCGGGGGGCACGCCAGGCGGGCACAAAAAAACGGGGACCCGTCGGCGGGTCCCCGCTAGAGATGCGCAGCTCGAGGCGTGTCGCTAGGCCTTGGTCGCCGGCTTGACGCCGGGGTTGTCCTTGAAGAACTGCTTGTTCAGCTCGATGAAGTTCTTCCAGTTCGCCGGCGTCTCGTCTTCGGCGAAGATCGCCTTGACGGGGCAGACGGGCTCGCAGGCGCCGCAGTCGATGCACTCATCCGGGTGGATGTAGAGCATCGTGTCGCCCTCGTAGATGCAGTCCACGGGGCAGACCTCGACGCAGGCCTTGTCCTTTACGTTGATGCAGGGTTCAGCGATGATGTACGCCATTCCGGCCTCCCTGTGAACTGCACGGTGTTCCTCGCCGGCGATCGGCGCCGGGCGCCAAAACCCCCGTAGTTGTACCAACCTGCCCGAGACGTGTCAAGAGGTTACGGCCGGGGACTAGAGGGTCCGGAGCTTGGGGTCGAGCGCGTCCCGGAGCGAGTCCCCGAAGAGGTTGAAGGCGAAGACGGCCAGGCTGATGGCGAGCCCCGGGAAAACGGCCATCCAGGGGGCCGACTCGGCGAAGTCCACGGCCGCCCCGCGCAACATGAGCCCCCAGGCCGCCGTCGGCTCCTGGACGCCCAGGCCGAGGAAGGAGAGCGACGACTCCAATAAGATAGCCTGGCCCAGGAAGGCGGTGAGCATGATGAGATACGGCGCCATGACGTTGGGCAGCATGTGCCGCATGATGATCCGCGCGTTGCTGAAACCCGCCGTACGCGCGGCGTCTACATATGGCATCTCGCGGATGCTGAGCGCGCTCGAGCGGATGACGAGCGCGCAGCGCGGGATCATGGGGATCGTAATCGCGGTGATGAGGTTCGGTATCGTGTTGCCCAGAATAGCCACGATGGCCAGGGCCAGGATGATCAGCGGGAAGGCGATCAAGATATCCATGAAGCGCTGGAGGTACAGGTCCACCTTGCCGCCAAAGAACGCGCTGCCGACGCCCAGGATGGCGCCCAGCGTGGAGCCGACCACGGCCGCGCCGAAGCCGACCATGAGGGCCGTGCGCGAGCCGTAGATCAGCCGTGTCAGCACGTCGCGGCCGAACGCATCCGTGCCGAGCCAGTGGGCGGCGCCCGGCCGGGTAAGCATGGCCCCGAAGTCCACCGCCACCGGGTTGTACGGCGCGATCAGATTCGCCGACAGCGCGAGGGCGATGAGGAAGACGACGACCAACGCGCCCGCCGCGCCCAGCGGGCGCCGCCGGGCGAAGTCCAGGACGGTTCCCCACCATCCCGCCCGGGCTTCCGCGGCGGCGGCGATCTCGACGACGTCGAACGGGACGTTGATGGCCATGGGCTACCGGTACCGGATGCGGGGATCGAGCCAGCCGTACATGAGATCCATGAAGAAGTTGACGATGATGAAGACCGAGGCGACGAGGAGCACCAGCGCCTGCGTCAGCGTGTAGTCCCGGTGCGCGACGGCCTGGACGAACAGGAGCCCCAGCCCGTTGAGATTGAACACCTGTTCAGTGACCACGAGCCCGCCCATGAGGAAGGCGAACTCGATGCCCGTCACCGTCAGCACCGGCAGCATGGCGTTCTTGATCGCGTGACGCTTGAGAACGAGCGTCTCGACCAGCCCCTTGGCGCGCGCCGTACGGATGTAGTCCTCGCGCAGCACCTCGAGCATCGCCGAGCGCGTCATGCGCGTCACCACGGCCGAGAGACGGTAGCCGACGGCCAGGGCCGGCCAGATGAGCTGGATGATGTTCTGCCAGGGATTGACCCAGAACGGCGTGTAGACCATGGGCGGCAGCCAGCGGAAGACGACCAGCAACACCAGGATCATCAGGATGCCCAGCCAGAAGGACGGCGTGGCGATCCCGGCGATGGACACGATGCGCGCGACGTAGTCCACCCACGAGTCCTGCTTGAGCGCCGACGCCACGCCCAGGGGGATCGCGATCGCCACCCCGATCGCTGTCGCCATGATCGCCAGCTGGAGCGACAGCGCGAAGCGGAGCTTGATCTCCTCGCCGATCGACGCCCCGGTCCACATCGAGGTGCCGAAGTCGAAGCGCACCACGCCCCAGATCCAGGTCCCGAACTGCTTCCACAGCGGCTGATCCAGACCGAAGCGCGCCCGCTCGGTCTTGAGCAGCTCCTCCGACACGGCGCCGCTGTCGCCGGCCAGGCGGAGCTCGACGATGTCACCCGGCACGACGCGCATGAGGAGGAAGATCAAAACCGCGACGCCCAGGAGCGTCGGGATCATCAGGAAGAACCGCTTGACGACGTACTTCCACATAGTGTCGGGGGCTCGCCCCTCAGGGCTGCCCCTCACCCTGCCCTCTCCCCGGGGCGGGGAGAGGGGTATAGGGAGTAGCTTCGCTATTCACTGAGCCAGACCGTGTCGAGCTGGTTGTTCAGGTAGTGGCTGGGCGTGATCGTCCAACCGTGCACCTTGCTCGAGTGCGGGATGATCCGGTGCCATTGGAGCGTGTAGATCACGTGGGTCTCCTCGTCGAGGAGGCGCTTCTCGAAGGCGCGGAGATACCGCTTCCGCTCCTCGATATCGTTGGCTCGCCCCTGCTTGACGAAGAGCTCGTCGATCACCTTGTCCTTGTGCTTGCCGTAGTTGGCGTCCGACGTGCTGACGAACCGCGGCAGGTCCAGGTCCGGCTCGACGATGAACCCGCACTGGAAGTCCATGACGACCTCGAAGTCGCCGCGCTTGAGCATCGCATAGTAGGAGGACGCCTCGATCGTCTCCTGCTTGACATTGAGCCCGATCTGGCGCCACTGGTCGATGAGCCAGATACCCAGGGGCTCGTACGGGTGCGGGATGCCGCGGTTCTTGAAGGTGAAGGAAAAGCCGTCCGGCACCCCCGCCTCGCGCAGCAGGCGCTTGGCCTCGGCCCGGTTGGCGTTGATGTCGCGCCCGTAGCCCGCCAGCTTCTCCAGCTCGGCCGGCGGCGTGGCGTAGGGCGTTCCGGGCACCTGGATGCCCGCCACGTCCTTGACCAGGGTGATCCGCGAGAGCGCCTTGGAGCCCTCGTAGCGGTCCAGGGCGAGAGACAGGGCGCGCCGGACCCGCTTGTCGTCGAAGGGCTTCTTGTCGTGATGCATCGACACGAAGTTCAGGCAGTCCCACGGGCTCTCCTGCACCGTGATCTTGGAGCCCAGCGCCTGCACGAGGCTGTCGCGCTCGCCCGGGCTGAAGCTGCGGAACTGGATGTGGGCGCGCTCGCCGCGGATGGCCGCCACCTGGGCCGCCGACGAGGAGATGAAGATCGCGC
This DNA window, taken from Candidatus Rokuibacteriota bacterium, encodes the following:
- a CDS encoding CoA transferase, whose translation is MATARRKAPVRKQPRPPLHGIRVIDLTRVLAGPFCSMSLGDMGAEVIKVEEPGRGDDTRGWPPFASGESTYFMSVNRNKKSLTLNMKAPEGQAILRRLIAKADVVIENFRPGTMERLGFGYDALRKLNPRLVYCSISGFGESGPESSRPGYDLIVQGESGVMDLTGFPDGPPVKVGNSIGDLVAGMSAAQGVTLALLARVKTGRGQKVEIGMLDVMASLLTYQAGLYWNAGGRPTRRGNQHPSIVPYEVFQAQDAYMTLGVANNSLWERMCGAIGREDLAKDARFDSEAKRVTNRDALGPLLNSTFSTRPAAEWLARLDKAGVPAGRIKTVAEVCESEHLRARGMFVRLAHPKAGAVTAMGVPIRLWDTPGAAQAPAPLLGQHTEEILSGLLRIPKSKIDKLRAAGVV
- a CDS encoding OB-fold domain-containing protein, encoding MIVQSIEASRCPRCERMVVPPAHYCPDHPVAMEPATVAGVGEIVSFTTLHSPPEGFKAPLYIALIELEGGARLFCHGQETRGIKIGSSVGVESLDGVFYFSHMSFADRARLFWRRAGARGEKVTSITKSLAKGLFRGRSRGDS
- a CDS encoding helix-turn-helix domain-containing protein, yielding MGATPPAPSPATPSPPPGPRPHGFHGAVSEFKRRLIEATLTQSGGNRTHAARALGLQRTYLLRLMREFQVHIPPPPGPWRRADNGNGAGGAHAGNGGGPVAPTQRH
- a CDS encoding ferredoxin family protein; this translates as MAYIIAEPCINVKDKACVEVCPVDCIYEGDTMLYIHPDECIDCGACEPVCPVKAIFAEDETPANWKNFIELNKQFFKDNPGVKPATKA
- a CDS encoding ABC transporter permease — encoded protein: MAINVPFDVVEIAAAAEARAGWWGTVLDFARRRPLGAAGALVVVFLIALALSANLIAPYNPVAVDFGAMLTRPGAAHWLGTDAFGRDVLTRLIYGSRTALMVGFGAAVVGSTLGAILGVGSAFFGGKVDLYLQRFMDILIAFPLIILALAIVAILGNTIPNLITAITIPMIPRCALVIRSSALSIREMPYVDAARTAGFSNARIIMRHMLPNVMAPYLIMLTAFLGQAILLESSLSFLGLGVQEPTAAWGLMLRGAAVDFAESAPWMAVFPGLAISLAVFAFNLFGDSLRDALDPKLRTL
- a CDS encoding ABC transporter permease translates to MWKYVVKRFFLMIPTLLGVAVLIFLLMRVVPGDIVELRLAGDSGAVSEELLKTERARFGLDQPLWKQFGTWIWGVVRFDFGTSMWTGASIGEEIKLRFALSLQLAIMATAIGVAIAIPLGVASALKQDSWVDYVARIVSIAGIATPSFWLGILMILVLLVVFRWLPPMVYTPFWVNPWQNIIQLIWPALAVGYRLSAVVTRMTRSAMLEVLREDYIRTARAKGLVETLVLKRHAIKNAMLPVLTVTGIEFAFLMGGLVVTEQVFNLNGLGLLFVQAVAHRDYTLTQALVLLVASVFIIVNFFMDLMYGWLDPRIRYR
- a CDS encoding ABC transporter substrate-binding protein is translated as MTLSTAGRITLGLLLAALLAAPVPVTAQDKPRLGGELIFPVPSEPPSYDAHEEETFGVIHPLAPLYSTILKVDPFDKTGTKPVGDLAESWTISKDGMTYTFKLRRGVKFHDGSEMTSKDVKASYDKIIFPPAGVKSLRKAAYDVVEVVEAPDPYTVRLRLKRPEASLLLNLASPWNWIYKADILAKDIHWYEKNVMGTGPFKFVEHVKGSHWVGKKNPDYWDKGKPYLDSYRAIFISSSAAQVAAIRGERAHIQFRSFSPGERDSLVQALGSKITVQESPWDCLNFVSMHHDKKPFDDKRVRRALSLALDRYEGSKALSRITLVKDVAGIQVPGTPYATPPAELEKLAGYGRDINANRAEAKRLLREAGVPDGFSFTFKNRGIPHPYEPLGIWLIDQWRQIGLNVKQETIEASSYYAMLKRGDFEVVMDFQCGFIVEPDLDLPRFVSTSDANYGKHKDKVIDELFVKQGRANDIEERKRYLRAFEKRLLDEETHVIYTLQWHRIIPHSSKVHGWTITPSHYLNNQLDTVWLSE